The Desulfosporosinus acidiphilus SJ4 genome has a window encoding:
- the lgt gene encoding prolipoprotein diacylglyceryl transferase: MRQVLFSIGGFPLRSYGVVVVLAIIIGFGVAYHLASSEKEYRQHLLDLVVYAVIGSIIGARLWQVFFYEWGYYSLHLAEIFMIWLGGMAIQGALVGAFIVGWIYTRKYQFDFWKMADIAAPGIILGQAIGRIACFLNGDAFGRPTNLGFGLVYPQGTPAYAAYGSQPLWPAEVWEGQWDMIVFALIIILSRWRKWPKGILFLTYIVLYSLGRFGLEFMRGDGARYLFNWTSAQWSSIGMIVIALVSAAVLTSRSIMEK, from the coding sequence TTGCGGCAAGTTTTATTCAGCATCGGTGGATTCCCTTTAAGATCCTATGGCGTAGTGGTTGTTTTGGCAATCATTATCGGTTTTGGGGTTGCTTATCATCTTGCTTCTTCGGAAAAAGAATATCGCCAACATCTCTTGGATTTGGTGGTCTACGCGGTGATTGGGTCAATTATCGGAGCACGCCTTTGGCAAGTCTTTTTCTACGAATGGGGTTATTATTCCCTCCATCTTGCCGAAATCTTTATGATATGGCTTGGAGGCATGGCAATTCAGGGAGCTTTGGTGGGGGCTTTTATTGTAGGATGGATTTACACTCGTAAGTATCAATTCGATTTTTGGAAAATGGCGGATATTGCTGCTCCTGGGATTATCTTGGGTCAGGCAATTGGAAGAATTGCTTGTTTTCTTAATGGAGATGCTTTCGGTCGCCCAACCAACCTAGGTTTTGGCTTGGTTTATCCTCAAGGTACTCCGGCTTATGCAGCCTATGGCAGTCAACCCCTATGGCCTGCAGAGGTGTGGGAAGGGCAATGGGACATGATCGTTTTTGCTCTGATCATCATCCTTTCACGTTGGCGCAAATGGCCAAAGGGCATCCTCTTTCTAACCTATATCGTTCTATATTCATTGGGACGGTTTGGCTTAGAATTTATGCGAGGGGATGGCGCACGTTATCTATTCAATTGGACATCAGCACAATGGAGTAGTATAGGTATGATAGTTATTGCTCTTGTTTCTGCCGCTGTTTTGACGTCAAGGAGTATCATGGAAAAATAA
- a CDS encoding SHOCT domain-containing protein, whose translation MMGGWGNMMGGWGNGGYGYGGYGGGGYGWMGMIMPLIFGIGIILLGIYLFRRNTSQVHTGGLGRHNSGLDILRERYARGEIDSAEYQIRKQDLEGK comes from the coding sequence ATGATGGGTGGATGGGGAAATATGATGGGTGGTTGGGGAAACGGTGGATACGGATATGGCGGCTATGGAGGCGGCGGATATGGATGGATGGGAATGATCATGCCGCTTATCTTCGGAATAGGGATCATTCTATTGGGCATCTATTTGTTTCGTCGTAACACATCTCAAGTTCATACAGGTGGATTGGGTAGGCATAATAGTGGCTTAGACATCCTGCGTGAACGCTATGCACGTGGAGAGATCGATTCAGCGGAATATCAAATTCGCAAACAAGATTTAGAAGGGAAATAA
- a CDS encoding SHOCT domain-containing protein → MMFGLIILVFVAYYFFNSSNAGGACRTNHESQLHTPMDILNDRYARGEINSEDYHERKQELSGQKQTISIKKL, encoded by the coding sequence ATGATGTTTGGTTTAATTATTCTAGTCTTTGTAGCGTATTATTTCTTTAACTCATCCAATGCCGGAGGGGCGTGTCGCACGAACCATGAATCTCAGTTGCATACTCCAATGGATATCTTAAATGATCGATATGCCCGGGGCGAGATTAATAGTGAGGACTATCATGAGAGAAAACAAGAATTGTCGGGACAAAAGCAGACTATATCTATTAAAAAGCTATAA
- a CDS encoding rhodanese-like domain-containing protein has product MKKVFFSVILISLLSLIIAGCANQNTSNNSSNQVKSISVAELKKQLNDGIANNTLIVDLREPVLYNNEHIPGAILIPFADFEKQYTQLDKNKRIILVCHTGPMGDASGQFLKSKGYEQVLNLDGGMQAWDKKS; this is encoded by the coding sequence ATGAAGAAAGTATTTTTTTCGGTCATATTGATTAGCCTATTATCACTGATAATAGCAGGGTGTGCCAACCAAAATACCAGTAATAATAGTAGTAATCAAGTAAAGTCCATCTCGGTTGCGGAATTAAAAAAACAATTAAATGATGGAATCGCTAATAATACGTTAATTGTTGATTTAAGAGAGCCTGTTTTATATAACAATGAACACATACCCGGTGCCATTCTGATACCATTTGCTGATTTTGAGAAGCAATATACTCAACTTGATAAAAATAAAAGGATCATCTTAGTCTGTCATACAGGGCCAATGGGGGACGCCTCTGGTCAGTTCCTCAAATCGAAGGGGTATGAACAAGTTCTAAATTTAGATGGCGGGATGCAAGCTTGGGATAAAAAATCGTGA
- a CDS encoding putative mercuric transport protein, with amino-acid sequence MANWKEKFLQIFTMISAAFGCLAUTLPALVIPLGLGGSMFSTLSFFARYQWTFISISFIFLGIAHWVTWKRRSLVHGKQRIILWIATGLTLASFTYSLFSLGLL; translated from the coding sequence ATGGCCAATTGGAAAGAAAAATTTCTTCAGATTTTCACAATGATTTCCGCCGCTTTTGGATGTCTTGCCTGAACGCTTCCGGCGTTAGTAATACCGCTCGGTCTGGGCGGTTCAATGTTTTCAACCTTATCATTCTTTGCCAGATATCAGTGGACGTTTATCAGCATAAGTTTTATATTTTTAGGAATAGCCCATTGGGTTACCTGGAAAAGGCGATCCTTAGTCCATGGTAAACAAAGAATTATATTGTGGATAGCAACAGGATTAACTTTAGCGAGTTTCACGTATTCCCTCTTTTCTCTTGGCTTGTTATAA
- a CDS encoding flavodoxin family protein, with product MILGISASARKDGITSAAVKAVLLASEMEYDYVSLTGKRINGCIGCTRCATDNFCKVKDDWNEIGEKMLKAEAIVFGAPNYYGTINALGHACLERTFCFRHRDVFSLKDKLGLVVSAEYSRETGNSVQTFIAKMMQSNKLEIVGSVVAHGYSQCYTCGYGENCSVGNVVKDHGFLDEIKSEHCPPRFDEQKDAIDQAYRAGKLLGFTLRNRVVG from the coding sequence TTGATTCTCGGGATTAGTGCCAGTGCAAGAAAAGATGGAATTACCAGTGCAGCAGTTAAAGCAGTTCTTCTGGCGAGTGAGATGGAATACGACTATGTTTCATTAACTGGTAAAAGAATCAACGGATGTATTGGATGTACAAGGTGTGCAACTGATAATTTTTGCAAAGTTAAGGATGACTGGAACGAAATCGGAGAAAAGATGCTCAAAGCTGAGGCAATAGTATTTGGAGCACCTAACTATTATGGGACGATTAATGCCCTTGGCCACGCCTGTCTGGAAAGGACATTTTGTTTCCGGCACAGAGATGTATTTAGTTTGAAGGATAAGTTAGGCCTAGTTGTGAGCGCGGAATATAGCAGAGAGACTGGAAATTCCGTTCAGACATTTATTGCTAAGATGATGCAATCAAATAAGCTGGAGATAGTTGGTTCAGTTGTGGCTCATGGCTATTCCCAGTGTTACACTTGTGGGTATGGGGAAAACTGTAGTGTTGGTAATGTTGTTAAGGACCACGGATTTCTCGACGAGATTAAGAGTGAACATTGTCCTCCCCGTTTTGATGAACAAAAGGACGCAATCGATCAAGCTTATAGGGCAGGCAAACTATTAGGCTTCACACTTAGGAATAGAGTAGTGGGTTGA
- a CDS encoding MerR family transcriptional regulator, translating into MNQEKKHLLKIGELAKRAGVTVRTIRYYEELGLLSPTEVSPGGFRLYTEQDLNRFQFIQRFKELGLPLEEIQVLIDNSEPGESKIQRIRASYSLLEKQLKKIEDKISELKVSKASIEKGMEALNVCKECALEVCLPACSNKKALL; encoded by the coding sequence ATGAACCAGGAAAAGAAGCATTTATTAAAAATTGGGGAATTGGCAAAAAGAGCCGGGGTAACAGTGCGTACAATTCGCTATTATGAAGAATTAGGGCTACTATCCCCGACAGAAGTCAGCCCCGGAGGGTTTAGGTTATATACGGAACAAGATCTGAATCGATTCCAGTTCATTCAACGTTTTAAAGAACTTGGCTTACCTTTGGAAGAAATACAAGTATTAATTGACAATTCTGAACCCGGGGAAAGCAAGATACAAAGAATAAGGGCAAGTTATTCTTTGTTGGAAAAACAATTAAAGAAAATTGAAGATAAGATTTCCGAGCTTAAAGTCTCTAAAGCCAGTATTGAGAAAGGCATGGAAGCCTTAAATGTGTGCAAAGAATGTGCACTGGAGGTATGCCTTCCTGCATGCAGTAACAAAAAGGCTCTATTGTAA
- a CDS encoding FTR1 family iron permease, with translation MFNVFIICLREGAEIAIVLAIILAYLKQLGQMKETGKVWLGAGTAVLISIIVAVGIFFVLGTTEVEGFQAVLEGTLKIVAVIMLTWMTIWMKRQGGDIGGELKRQIQAALSHGSVWTLASLAFVSVIREGIETVLFVVGSAQETSAFATVSGSVLGFGVAAILGYILYRGTHRLPLKSFFTAMSVLLIVMAAGLLSGGIHEFQELHMIPLGIEQVWSSKGLLDQESTIGSLLKAIFGYSDSPNLIQVLAYITYLTGALYAYFKPEKLHNN, from the coding sequence ATGTTTAATGTGTTCATTATTTGCTTACGCGAGGGAGCCGAAATCGCAATTGTCCTCGCAATTATCCTTGCATATCTCAAACAATTAGGACAAATGAAGGAAACAGGAAAGGTGTGGCTTGGGGCAGGAACGGCAGTATTGATCAGTATAATTGTAGCGGTAGGGATTTTTTTTGTACTGGGAACGACGGAAGTCGAAGGGTTTCAAGCTGTCTTGGAAGGAACACTTAAAATCGTTGCCGTCATTATGCTCACTTGGATGACAATTTGGATGAAACGACAGGGTGGAGATATCGGCGGAGAGTTAAAACGGCAAATACAAGCGGCGTTAAGTCATGGCTCAGTCTGGACATTAGCTTCATTAGCCTTTGTCTCTGTAATTAGAGAAGGCATCGAGACTGTGTTATTTGTAGTAGGTTCAGCACAAGAAACATCAGCATTTGCCACTGTAAGTGGTAGCGTATTAGGATTTGGTGTAGCAGCTATCCTAGGATATATCCTATATCGAGGAACACATCGTCTTCCGCTAAAATCATTCTTTACGGCAATGAGTGTACTTCTTATTGTCATGGCAGCAGGGCTTTTATCCGGGGGAATTCATGAATTTCAAGAACTGCATATGATTCCGCTAGGGATTGAACAAGTTTGGAGTTCCAAGGGACTTTTGGATCAAGAATCGACGATAGGAAGCCTACTAAAAGCGATTTTTGGATACTCGGACAGCCCCAATTTGATCCAAGTGCTTGCATATATAACGTATTTGACGGGTGCTCTCTATGCTTATTTTAAGCCTGAGAAACTCCATAATAATTAA
- a CDS encoding MarR family winged helix-turn-helix transcriptional regulator, translated as MSINEELTHELLAFYNGFSSWENSIVRSSEVTVSEAHALEVLGENEKMNMKGLAQKLGVTTGTTTVTVDRLEKKNFARRELTKEDRRVNLISLTDIGKQAFEEHHDYHLRLTEQMTSTLSDDEIKQFLHILKKINVETF; from the coding sequence GTGTCTATCAATGAGGAGTTAACCCATGAACTCTTAGCGTTTTACAATGGATTTTCTTCTTGGGAAAATTCAATCGTGCGATCCAGTGAGGTAACGGTTTCTGAAGCACATGCCTTAGAAGTCCTTGGTGAAAATGAAAAAATGAATATGAAAGGTTTGGCTCAGAAACTGGGAGTAACGACAGGAACTACTACAGTAACAGTGGATCGTTTAGAAAAGAAGAATTTTGCACGGCGTGAATTGACAAAAGAAGATAGGCGCGTTAATCTCATCAGTTTAACAGATATAGGAAAGCAGGCCTTTGAGGAACATCATGACTACCATTTACGCCTGACAGAGCAAATGACCTCTACTTTGAGTGACGATGAAATCAAGCAATTTTTGCACATCTTGAAAAAGATTAATGTTGAAACTTTTTAG
- a CDS encoding heavy metal translocating P-type ATPase, with translation MRTSWDILWSRHKGLIVTALSFGLIILAWYSGRYGHTQLEIPFYVLTYAIGGYQKAWEGLQTLIKENDFDVDLLMVVAAIGAASIGFWRDGAILILIFSLSGALEGYTLERTNDEIKAIMKLRPEEAIVLQGNVEKRVRVEELQQGDRLLVRPGERIAADGLVHEGYSSVNQASITGESMPMDKIPGDEVFAGTMNGQGALVIEMTKPAEATLLAKIIHLVQEAQSERPPSQLYMERFERIYAKIVVTGAVLISIVPPFVLGWSWSETIYKAMIFLVVASPCALVSSIMPAILSGISNGARNGILFKGGAYLEAIGDVSVVAFDKTGTLTEGIPRITQVVPYGSYTENEVLCIAASLETWSEHPIAKAIIRKAKEENIQLCSTSKLEAVPGLGVRGIVDGQEHRIGKLDLTEGQKLSKEEMKAVQKLEKQGNTVIFVQVEKERIGVLAVQDTLRPQAKESIKRLKKMGIKVVMLTGDSASTAQIIGEQVGVDQVYSELLPEDKVDIIRKLGEYGKVAMVGDGVNDAPALAVSAVGIAMGAAGTDVALETANVVLMADDISKVAYAITLGRRTTRVVKQNVAFAIAVILVLVLSNFFGNIILPVGVIGHEGSTILVIISGLRLLR, from the coding sequence ATGAGAACATCTTGGGATATCCTTTGGTCGCGACATAAAGGGTTGATTGTTACAGCCCTCAGCTTTGGATTAATTATCCTGGCTTGGTATTCTGGCAGATATGGTCATACTCAGCTAGAAATTCCATTCTACGTATTGACCTATGCAATAGGTGGATATCAAAAAGCCTGGGAAGGTCTGCAAACCCTGATTAAAGAAAATGATTTCGATGTCGATTTGCTCATGGTCGTAGCGGCTATTGGTGCAGCCAGTATCGGATTTTGGAGAGACGGGGCTATTTTAATTCTAATCTTTTCACTGAGTGGTGCTTTAGAAGGATATACTTTGGAGCGAACGAATGATGAAATTAAGGCCATAATGAAACTACGCCCGGAAGAGGCGATTGTGTTACAAGGAAACGTGGAAAAGCGAGTTCGAGTCGAGGAATTGCAGCAAGGCGACCGTTTGCTGGTGAGACCGGGAGAAAGGATTGCGGCGGATGGGCTTGTGCATGAGGGATATTCTTCTGTGAATCAGGCATCTATTACTGGAGAATCGATGCCCATGGACAAAATTCCAGGTGATGAGGTTTTTGCCGGAACCATGAACGGACAGGGAGCTTTAGTCATCGAAATGACCAAACCCGCAGAGGCAACGTTGCTTGCTAAAATAATTCATCTTGTTCAGGAGGCTCAAAGTGAAAGACCCCCCAGTCAATTATACATGGAGCGTTTTGAACGTATTTATGCAAAAATTGTGGTCACTGGTGCAGTTTTGATTTCAATCGTGCCACCCTTTGTCTTAGGGTGGTCATGGAGTGAGACAATTTACAAAGCGATGATCTTTCTCGTCGTAGCCTCTCCTTGTGCTTTGGTTTCCTCCATCATGCCTGCTATTTTATCTGGGATATCCAATGGAGCACGAAATGGCATATTATTTAAAGGAGGCGCCTATCTAGAAGCTATCGGTGACGTAAGCGTAGTAGCTTTTGACAAAACCGGAACTCTCACGGAGGGAATACCGAGAATCACTCAAGTGGTACCTTATGGAAGCTATACTGAAAATGAGGTATTATGCATCGCGGCCTCCCTGGAAACTTGGTCAGAACACCCCATTGCTAAGGCAATAATCCGTAAGGCAAAGGAGGAAAATATCCAACTTTGCTCGACTTCAAAACTAGAAGCTGTGCCAGGGCTTGGGGTTCGTGGCATAGTGGACGGTCAGGAACATAGAATTGGAAAACTAGATTTGACCGAAGGACAAAAATTGTCGAAAGAGGAAATGAAGGCTGTCCAGAAACTGGAGAAGCAAGGGAATACAGTGATCTTTGTTCAGGTGGAAAAAGAACGAATCGGTGTTTTAGCGGTACAAGATACCCTACGACCACAAGCAAAAGAATCGATCAAAAGACTAAAGAAAATGGGTATTAAGGTTGTGATGCTGACCGGCGACAGTGCTTCAACCGCGCAAATCATAGGTGAGCAGGTAGGCGTCGATCAAGTATATTCAGAACTGCTGCCGGAAGATAAAGTAGACATTATTAGAAAATTAGGGGAATATGGAAAAGTAGCCATGGTCGGCGATGGTGTTAACGATGCACCGGCCTTGGCGGTTTCTGCTGTGGGTATCGCTATGGGTGCTGCCGGAACCGATGTCGCGTTGGAAACTGCTAATGTTGTTTTGATGGCTGATGATATTTCTAAGGTTGCTTACGCCATTACCTTAGGACGTCGCACGACTAGGGTGGTTAAACAAAATGTGGCTTTTGCCATTGCCGTCATTCTCGTGCTGGTCCTGTCTAATTTTTTCGGGAATATTATTCTACCTGTAGGAGTCATCGGACACGAAGGGAGTACTATCCTTGTCATCATCAGTGGTCTACGTTTACTACGGTAA
- a CDS encoding HNH endonuclease, whose product MPHHRPCREVWKDIRQKVWLRDNEKCIHCGKKVKLYDCHIDHIRSGKLAGNRLCELRTLCRRCHVTRMDSRHRGMIANALRDGIIPPHWRELLWEG is encoded by the coding sequence ATGCCACATCATCGACCATGTAGGGAAGTTTGGAAGGATATCCGCCAAAAAGTCTGGCTACGCGACAATGAAAAATGCATTCATTGTGGCAAGAAAGTAAAGTTATATGATTGTCATATAGATCATATTCGATCCGGTAAGTTGGCTGGCAACCGACTATGCGAACTAAGAACTCTATGCCGGAGGTGTCACGTTACTAGAATGGACTCCAGGCACCGAGGAATGATCGCAAATGCACTTAGAGATGGTATCATACCACCCCATTGGCGTGAGCTTTTGTGGGAGGGTTGA
- a CDS encoding helix-turn-helix domain-containing protein yields MSNEEIDARILKSLSAEKKKILLTKLGLIPLLPSIISNINDDDIYSTKDLAEFLKISPQHVTRLCRQGTLDAFQSVPRGKYMLFGKNIKDFLNRSYYPPKKIEKLAEKFLNE; encoded by the coding sequence ATGTCAAATGAAGAAATCGATGCCCGTATTCTTAAATCATTATCTGCAGAAAAAAAGAAGATACTACTAACAAAGTTGGGGTTAATTCCTCTACTACCATCAATAATTAGCAATATAAATGACGATGATATTTATTCTACAAAGGATTTAGCGGAATTTCTCAAAATCTCCCCTCAGCATGTGACTAGGTTATGTAGGCAAGGTACACTAGACGCATTTCAGAGTGTGCCAAGAGGAAAATATATGCTATTTGGTAAGAATATAAAAGATTTCTTAAACAGGAGTTATTACCCTCCAAAAAAGATTGAAAAATTGGCTGAGAAGTTCTTGAACGAATAA
- the rpoD gene encoding RNA polymerase sigma factor RpoD — MANSKVKGTQIIDPREGGGQVKEEQQMDNVQALIQNGKKKGSLTYVEIMDALQGIELSADQIDDIYQQLAQMGIDVVPGPEDVEQEVLKKGKVDDDEDLVDDPDEIEEETEVDLTVPEGVGIDDPVRMYLKEIGRVPLLSAEDEILLAKGMEAGDEESKRRLAEANLRLVVSIAKRYVGRGMLFLDLIQEGNLGLIKAVEKFDYTKGYKFSTYATWWIRQAITRAIADQARTIRIPVHMVETINKLIRVSRQLLQELGREPAPEEIAKVMDIPVERVREIMKIAQEPVSLETPIGEEEDSHLGDFIPDDDAPAPAEAASFILLKEQLEEVLETLTPREEKVLRLRFGLDDGRTRTLEEVGQEFGVTRERIRQIEAKALRKLRHPSRSKKLKDYLE, encoded by the coding sequence GTGGCAAATAGTAAGGTTAAAGGCACTCAAATAATAGATCCAAGGGAAGGTGGGGGACAGGTGAAAGAAGAGCAGCAAATGGACAACGTTCAGGCTCTTATACAAAATGGCAAAAAGAAAGGTTCCCTTACCTATGTTGAGATCATGGATGCTCTTCAGGGGATTGAGCTTTCTGCGGATCAAATTGATGATATTTACCAACAACTTGCTCAAATGGGAATAGACGTTGTGCCTGGGCCTGAGGATGTCGAACAGGAAGTCTTGAAAAAGGGCAAAGTTGATGATGACGAGGATCTGGTGGATGATCCAGATGAGATTGAAGAGGAGACTGAAGTAGATCTTACCGTACCGGAAGGGGTAGGCATTGACGATCCTGTCCGAATGTATTTGAAAGAGATAGGGCGGGTTCCGTTGCTATCGGCTGAGGATGAAATCCTTTTAGCCAAAGGTATGGAGGCAGGAGATGAAGAGTCAAAACGCCGTTTGGCTGAAGCTAACCTACGGCTCGTGGTTAGTATTGCTAAACGTTATGTCGGCAGAGGCATGCTTTTCTTAGATTTAATTCAAGAAGGCAATTTAGGATTAATTAAAGCTGTGGAAAAATTCGACTACACAAAAGGCTACAAGTTCAGTACCTATGCAACATGGTGGATTCGTCAAGCCATTACTCGTGCAATAGCCGATCAAGCTCGGACGATTCGAATTCCTGTGCACATGGTGGAAACGATTAATAAACTGATTCGAGTTTCAAGGCAGCTCTTACAAGAACTAGGACGGGAACCCGCTCCTGAGGAAATTGCCAAAGTAATGGACATTCCTGTTGAACGTGTGCGGGAAATCATGAAAATTGCCCAAGAACCGGTTTCATTGGAGACTCCAATTGGAGAAGAGGAAGACTCTCACCTGGGAGATTTTATCCCTGATGATGATGCTCCTGCTCCAGCAGAGGCAGCATCGTTTATTCTTTTAAAAGAACAACTGGAGGAAGTTCTGGAAACATTGACACCAAGAGAAGAAAAAGTGCTGAGGCTTCGCTTTGGTCTTGATGATGGCAGAACTCGAACCTTAGAGGAAGTTGGACAGGAATTTGGCGTAACAAGAGAACGCATTCGGCAAATTGAGGCCAAAGCTTTAAGGAAATTGCGTCATCCAAGCAGAAGCAAGAAATTAAAAGATTACTTGGAGTAA
- the dnaG gene encoding DNA primase: MENRIREELIPEEIIEEVRLRTEIVEVISEYVSLQRKGKNYLGLCPFHPEKTPSFTVTPEKQMFYCFGCHTGGNVFSFVMKKENWTFLESVQKLAQRCGVVLPEKEMSTQEREKTRLRRRFEEINEWAANYYNNLLLKSPEGEPGRHYFKQRGIDFETMNKFRLGYAPNRWDGLLEYMKTRGVQPHEVAEAGLALERGKPEKEGRQFYDRFRNRVLFSILDRRNQPIAFGGRVLDDSAPKYLNSPETTFFNKGHHLYGMHRAHQGIREEGYALLVEGYMDVIALQNAGYPNAVASLGTALTREQANLLKKYTRRVVLLYDSDDAGINAALRGGEILRDAGIQAEIITLKGAKDPDEFLKKHRREELDEFLKQAATFIEFKYRILTHNQPPRNILEKVELVHKLAPDVIKVVSPVEREGYERFLSLELGLTLEAIQREIKSLGQKNHQKERSGEYSPQNPISSVKNRDTITNAIICKEEAEGPQPTVELGIYRAERTLLRLLLEDISFVKRIKGKLGSSFWRVSPHQQIFDYLDQEGSLPAHGNETIQSRLASLLLEELDTSQTERLFEDCIKGILSAQAEETVEDLQERMVTLEKSGDMAGAMALLKEIGERLKRGK; encoded by the coding sequence GTGGAAAATAGAATTCGCGAGGAATTGATTCCAGAAGAAATTATCGAGGAAGTACGTTTGCGTACTGAAATCGTTGAGGTTATATCTGAATATGTCAGTCTGCAGCGTAAGGGTAAGAATTATTTAGGCCTTTGCCCTTTTCATCCTGAGAAAACACCAAGTTTTACAGTTACCCCAGAAAAACAAATGTTTTATTGTTTTGGCTGCCATACCGGGGGTAATGTTTTCTCCTTTGTTATGAAGAAGGAGAATTGGACGTTTCTAGAGAGTGTTCAAAAATTGGCGCAAAGGTGCGGAGTTGTGCTCCCGGAAAAAGAAATGTCGACTCAAGAGCGAGAAAAAACTCGGCTCCGGCGACGCTTTGAAGAAATCAATGAATGGGCTGCCAACTACTACAATAATCTTCTTCTTAAATCACCGGAAGGGGAGCCTGGGCGACACTATTTTAAACAACGTGGCATAGATTTCGAGACCATGAATAAGTTCCGTTTAGGATATGCTCCTAATCGCTGGGATGGGTTACTCGAATATATGAAAACGCGTGGAGTACAACCCCATGAAGTTGCTGAAGCTGGCTTAGCCTTGGAAAGGGGAAAGCCCGAGAAGGAAGGACGGCAATTTTACGATCGCTTTCGTAATCGAGTTCTGTTTAGTATTCTAGATCGCCGCAATCAACCCATCGCCTTTGGTGGAAGGGTTTTGGATGATTCTGCTCCAAAGTATTTAAACTCTCCGGAGACAACCTTTTTTAATAAGGGGCACCATCTATATGGAATGCATCGTGCTCATCAAGGAATTCGCGAAGAAGGTTATGCTCTTCTGGTGGAGGGTTATATGGATGTTATTGCACTTCAGAATGCCGGGTATCCAAATGCCGTGGCTTCTTTAGGGACTGCTTTAACACGGGAGCAGGCTAACCTTCTGAAAAAGTATACCAGGCGTGTTGTTCTTTTGTATGACTCGGATGATGCTGGAATTAATGCTGCGTTACGGGGAGGGGAAATCCTACGTGATGCAGGAATCCAGGCCGAAATTATAACCTTAAAAGGAGCCAAAGATCCCGATGAATTTTTAAAGAAGCATCGCCGAGAAGAATTGGATGAATTCCTTAAGCAAGCGGCAACGTTTATCGAATTTAAATATCGAATATTGACACACAACCAACCTCCTCGGAACATTTTAGAGAAGGTAGAACTAGTGCATAAACTCGCTCCTGATGTCATTAAGGTAGTCAGTCCAGTTGAAAGAGAAGGATATGAAAGGTTCTTGAGTTTAGAACTAGGACTTACCTTAGAAGCTATACAACGCGAGATTAAAAGCCTGGGACAGAAAAATCACCAAAAAGAACGATCTGGGGAATATTCTCCGCAAAATCCGATTAGTTCTGTGAAAAATAGGGATACTATTACTAATGCCATTATATGTAAGGAGGAAGCGGAGGGCCCTCAACCTACCGTTGAATTGGGAATTTACAGAGCAGAACGAACACTTTTGCGTTTGCTCTTAGAAGACATCTCCTTTGTAAAACGAATCAAAGGAAAATTGGGTTCATCCTTTTGGAGAGTTTCTCCACACCAACAAATTTTTGATTATCTCGATCAGGAAGGTAGTTTACCTGCCCATGGCAACGAAACGATACAAAGTCGTTTGGCAAGCTTACTCCTGGAAGAGTTAGATACCTCCCAAACCGAGCGCCTCTTTGAAGATTGTATTAAGGGTATTCTCTCAGCACAAGCAGAAGAAACTGTAGAAGATCTTCAGGAACGCATGGTAACCTTAGAAAAATCCGGTGACATGGCTGGGGCCATGGCTCTGTTGAAAGAGATAGGAGAGCGGTTGAAACGTGGCAAATAG